CCCTCGGCAAGGTACGCGGTGAGCGCCCGGCGCAGGTACCAGCGGGCGGCGAACCAGATGCCGAGCAGGCCCAGCACTCCGCACGCGCCGAGCAGCGGGTCGAGTGCGAAGACCGCTCCGAGGATGAACAACGCCTGGACTCCGGCGATGAGGACCTGGGGACCGGCGTCCCGGAGGGTGGCGCCGACCGCGGCGACATCGGCCGTGCCACGGGTCATCAGGTCGCCCGTTCCTGCGCGTTCGACCATCGCGGCGGGCAGCGCGAGCGCCCGGTCGGCGAACTGTTCGCGGATACGCGCCAGGGTCCGCTCGCCGAAGCGGTGTCCGATGTAGCCGGCATAACGGGCCAGGACGAGCTGCGCCAGCGCGAACACGAAGATGATGAGCGCGAGACGGTCCACCGAGGCCACCGGGGCCCCGGCCCTGACTTCGTCGATGATGCGGCCGAGCAGCCAGGGGCCGACGAGTCCGGCACCGGCGGCCAGCGCGTTGAGGCCGATCATGGCGGCGAAAGCACGGCCGTCCTGACGGACCAGCCGGAGTGCCGCCCGGCGTATCCGGGACGGTTCGGCGACGGGCAGGGCCCGGGCCGTGGGTGCCGTGGGTGGGGAACTGGCAGTCATTGCACGGCCTCCCGGCACGTCGGAGCGGTTCCTTCGTCCGCGCGGTCGCGGTCTTCGTCGTGGACGCCGTCTGCTTCGGACGCGCCGCGGGAGACCAGGCGCCGGTAGCTGGGCTGCCGGGCCAGGAGTTCATGATGGCTGCCCGAGTCCGCGACGGAGCCGTCGACCAGGTAGTGCACGGTGTCTGCCTGAACCAGGAGGAGCGGTGATGTGCTGGTGACCACCGTGGTGCGGCCGGACCGTGCGGCGTACAGCCGGGTCGCGATGGCCGCCTCGGTGTGCGCGTCGACTGCTGAGGTGGGCTCGACCGCCAGGAGTACCTCGGGATCGACCAGCAGGGCCCGGGCCAGGCGGATGCGCTGCCGCTGACCGCCGGAGAGGTTGCGGCCCTGCGCGTCGACGGGCGAGTCGAGGCCGTCCGGCAGGGCGCGGACGATGTCCTGCGCCATGGCCGCGGAGAGGCCCCGGCCGATGGTCTCCTCGTCCCGGTCCCACGGACCGCAGATCACCTCGCGCAGCGGGCCGGCGAACAGATCGGCCTCGTTGTCCGCGACGAGGATGCGTCGGCGGACCTGTGTCAGGTCAATCTCTGCGAGGCGTATCTCGCCCCAGGTCACGGCCGATTCGACGAAACGGCCGAGACGGTCGACCACCGTCGCCGACTCCGCGGGCCGGGCGCTGACCAATGCGGTCAGCCTGCCGGGCGTCGCCTCGACGCCGGATGCAGGATCACGCAGCGCGGCCGGAAGCCCGGGCCCGTCCGAAGCCGCGTCCCCGCCGAGGGAATCGGGCTCCATGGCCAGAAAACGTACGACTCTGCGGGCGGCGACGAGTCCGCGGCTGAGGTCGTAGCCGCCCTCGATGAAGAACGAGACCGGCACCACCAGCACCGCTGCGTACCCGTAGACCGCGACCAACTCGCCGACGCTGATGGTCCCTTGCGCCGCCATCCGGGCCGCCAGCCAGGTCACGGCCCCGAGGAACAGGGTGGGCAGGCCGACGCTCAGGGCCTGGATCCAGCTGGTCACCGCGCCGACGCGGTACCCCTTCGCCTGCAGCGTCCGCGAACCGCGCCGGTAGCGCTCGGCGTACACCTCCTTGCCGCCGATGCCGTTGAGGACGCGCAGTCCTCCGACGATGTCCGTGAAACGGGCGGCGAGCCCGCCCTGCTGTTCCCGGTACGTCGCCTCGACGCCCTGCAGCCGCCCCAGCAGCGGGCCGACCAGCACCGCGAGCAGCGGCACACCGAGAAGCACCACCACGGCGAGCAACGGCGAAGCGGTCAACAGCAGTGCGGCCACGACGACATAGGCGAGGACCGCGCCGACACCGGGGCCGGTAATGGTCAGCGTGCTCGCGATCACCGCGACGTCGCCGAACCCGATCGTGACGACTTCCCCGGCCGTGACCCGGCGCGGCAGCGCCCCGCCCAGCCTGGTCGCCTGCCTGACCACCACCTGCACAGAACGGAAGGCCGCATCCATCCGCACCTTGGTCATGGTGCGGTGTCGCATGATGGCCAGCCACGCGTTCAGCACCCCCACACCCAACAACGCCGCGACCCAGCCGACGAGCACGGACCACTGCCCCCGCTCCAGCCCGTCGTCGATGGCACGTGACAGCAGGTACGGCGGCAGAGCCAGACAGACCATCCAAGTGCTGCCCAGCAGCGCACCGGCGGCGATCCGGCGGCGCTGACTGGTGATCAGCCACCACAGGT
The DNA window shown above is from Streptomyces sp. NBC_01445 and carries:
- a CDS encoding ABC transporter ATP-binding protein gives rise to the protein MRDSKLDPGTPDSRSAARYLWWLITSQRRRIAAGALLGSTWMVCLALPPYLLSRAIDDGLERGQWSVLVGWVAALLGVGVLNAWLAIMRHRTMTKVRMDAAFRSVQVVVRQATRLGGALPRRVTAGEVVTIGFGDVAVIASTLTITGPGVGAVLAYVVVAALLLTASPLLAVVVLLGVPLLAVLVGPLLGRLQGVEATYREQQGGLAARFTDIVGGLRVLNGIGGKEVYAERYRRGSRTLQAKGYRVGAVTSWIQALSVGLPTLFLGAVTWLAARMAAQGTISVGELVAVYGYAAVLVVPVSFFIEGGYDLSRGLVAARRVVRFLAMEPDSLGGDAASDGPGLPAALRDPASGVEATPGRLTALVSARPAESATVVDRLGRFVESAVTWGEIRLAEIDLTQVRRRILVADNEADLFAGPLREVICGPWDRDEETIGRGLSAAMAQDIVRALPDGLDSPVDAQGRNLSGGQRQRIRLARALLVDPEVLLAVEPTSAVDAHTEAAIATRLYAARSGRTTVVTSTSPLLLVQADTVHYLVDGSVADSGSHHELLARQPSYRRLVSRGASEADGVHDEDRDRADEGTAPTCREAVQ